A stretch of the Pangasianodon hypophthalmus isolate fPanHyp1 chromosome 28, fPanHyp1.pri, whole genome shotgun sequence genome encodes the following:
- the LOC128317625 gene encoding CD209 antigen-like protein E, whose amino-acid sequence MIVCSSKQDEMTLVIYEIADNVEGHDPDTEKEDADAERRLEAHHTGGDTAQSRCYRLTAVCLLLLCVLLLTAVTVLWIKFNNLTIERDQLHTRYNNLTRERDQLQRERDGYLRTFCDSCKWCFNFNSSFYCMSNETKSWEESRQNCSSRGADLVIINSREEHEFISQQLGGSQAWIGLSDRDREGEWKWVDGTPLTTEYWAPGEPSNGTDEDCAEIYYTDSNKAVWNDKKCSVKLHWICEKRLSL is encoded by the exons ATGATTGTGTGTTCTTCTAAGCAAGATGAGATGACATTAGTTATCTATGAGATTGCAGACAATGTAGAAGGTCACGACCCCGACACAGAGAAGGAAGACGCTGACGCAGAGAGACGCCTagaagcacatcacacag GAGGAGACACTGCACAGAGCAGGTGTTACAGACTGACTGCAGTgtgtctgctgctgctgtgtgttctcctgctgactgccgtcacagtgctgtggatcaaattcaacaacctgactatagagagagaccagttacataCCAGATACAACAACCTgactagagagagagaccagttacagagggagagagatggatacCTGAGGACATTTTGTGATTCGT GTAAGTGGTGTTTCAACTTCAACTCCAGTTTTTACTGCATGTCTAATGAGACGAAGAGCTGGGAGGAGAGCAGACAGAACTGCAGTTCGAGAGGAGCAGACCTGGTGATCataaacagcagagaggaacat GAGTTCATCAGTCAGCAGCTGGGCGGCTCTCAGGCTTGGATTGGTCTGagtgacagagatagagagggagagtggAAATGGGTGGACGGTACACCACTGACCACTGA GTATTGGGCTCCGGGGGAACCGAGTAATGGAACTGATGAGGACTGTGCTGAGATTTACTATACAGATTCAAATAAGGCTGTCTGGAATGACAAGAAATGCTCTGTGAAACTGCACTGGATCTGTGAGAAACGTCTTTCTCTGTGA
- the LOC113544253 gene encoding C-type lectin domain family 4 member M: protein MFQCSSEQDEMTLVIYEIADNVEGHDPDTEKEDADAERRLEAHHTGGDTAQSRCYRLTAVCLLLLCVLLLTAVTVLWIKFNNLNIENNQLQTRCTNPTKERDQLQTSYNTLTIERDELQTSYNTLTRERDQLQTRYNTLTKEKDQLQTRYNTLTKEKDQLQTRYNTLTKERDQLQRERDGYMRTLRDSCKGCFYFKSSFYYMSKEQKGWEESRQDCSSRGADLVIINSREEQEFIGQQLGSTVAWIGLSDRDREGEWKWVDGTPLTTKYWRPGEPNNSDDEDCAEIYYSDSNKAVWNDNKCSEKRHWICEKRLSQ from the exons ATGTTTCAGTGTTCTTCTGAGCAAGATGAGATGACATTAGTTATCTATGAGATTGCAGACAATGTAGAAGGTCACGACCCCGACACAGAGAAGGAAGACGCTGACGCAGAGAGACGCCTagaagcacatcacacag GAGGAGACACTGCACAGAGCAGGTGTTACAGACTGACTGCAGTgtgtctgctgctgctgtgtgttctcctgctgactgccgtcacagtgctgtggatcaaATTCAACAACCTGAATATAGAAAACAACCAGCTACAGACCAGATGCACCAACCCGactaaagagagagaccagttacagaccagttacaacaccttgactatagagagagacgagttacagaccagttacaacaccttgactagagagagagaccagttacagaccagatACAACACCCTGACTAAAGAGAAAGACCAGCTACAGACCAGATACAACACCCTGACTAAAGAGAAAGACCAGCTACAGACCAGATACAACACCCTGactaaagagagagaccagttacagagggagagagatggatacATGAGGACACTTCGTGATTCAT GTAAAGGGTGTTTCTACTTCAAGTCCAGTTTTTACTACATGTCTAAGGAGCAGAAGGGCTGGGAGGAGAGCAGACAGGACTGCAGTTCGAGAGGAGCAGACCTGGTGATCataaacagcagagaggaacag GAGTTCATCGGTCAGCAGCTGGGCAGCACTGTTGCTTGGATTGGTCTGagtgacagagatagagagggagagtggAAATGGGTGGACGGTACACCACTGACCACTAA GTATTGGCGTCCGGGGGAACCGAATAATTCAGATGATGAGGATTGTGCTGAGATTTACTATTCAGATTCAAATAAGGCTGTCTGGAACGACAATAAATGCTCTGAGAAACGACACTGGATCTGTGAGAAACGTCTTTCTCAGTGA
- the LOC113544323 gene encoding CD209 antigen isoform X1, whose amino-acid sequence MSQTVSEHVSYAKERGECIERVMELYENTDAVRQHNPKTETEDASAKTQHTGLTTVGDRCYRLAVACVLLLCVLLLVAATVLWIKFSILNREKHQLQSTYDFLLIERDQLQKSYKKLIFDIDQLQISYMKMTLERDLLQARNNNLTKEREEQWATIEILKNEIDQLQKTKDELQRKLNASEAQEQGRWTSFKSSFYYIPAKNWNDSRQDCINRGADLVIINSKEEQDFITKQLGGSRAWIGLSDIATEGEWKWVDGTPLTTMYWRTGEPNNANEEDCAEIFEPHDTKCWNDQKCSDLAPWICEKKSGSG is encoded by the exons ATGTCTCAGACTGTTTCTGAACATGTGAGCTACGCtaaggagagaggagagtgcATCGAGAGGGTGATGGAACTCTACGAGAACACAGACGCTGTTAGACAGCACAACCCCAAAACAGAGACGGAGGACGCCAGCGCGAAGACTCAACACACAG GACTGACCACTGTAGGGGACCGATGTTACAGACTGGCTGTTGcgtgtgtgctgctgctgtgtgttctcctgtTGGTTGCTGCTACAGTGCTGTGGATCAAATTCAGCATCCTGAATAGAGAAAAACACCAGTTACAGTCCACATATGATTTTCTTCTAATAGAGAGAGATCAGTTGCAGAAAAGTTACAAAAAACTGATTTTTGACATTGATCAGTTACAGATAAGTTACATGAAAATGACTTTAGAGAGAGATCTGTTGCAGGCTAGAAACAACAACCTGacgaaagaaagagaggagcaATGGGCCACAATTGAGATCCTGAAGAATGAAATTGACCAGCTACAGAAGACGAAAGATGAACTTCAGAGAAAGCTGAATGCCTCAG AAGCACAGGAACAGGGGAGATGGACAAGCTTCAAATCCAGTTTTTACTACATCCCTGCAAAGAACTGGAATGACAGCAGACAGGACTGCATAAACAGAGGAGCAGACCTTGTGATCATAAACAGCAAAGAAGAACAG GACTTCATCACTAAACAGCTGGGCGGTAGTCGGGCTTGGATTGGTCTGAGTGACATTGCCACAGAGGGAGAGTGGAAATGGGTGGACGGTACACCACTGACCACTat GTACTGGCGCACTGGGGAACCGAACAATGCTAATGAAGAGGATTGTGCTGAGATTTTTGAGCCTCATGATACAAAATGTTGGAATGACCAGAAGTGCTCTGATTTAGCACCGTGGATCTGTGAGAAAAAAAGTGGATCTGGTTAG
- the LOC113544323 gene encoding CD209 antigen isoform X2, which yields MSQTVSEHVSYAKERGECIERVMELYENTDAVRQHNPKTETEDASAKTQHTGLTTVGDRCYRLAVACVLLLCVLLLVAATVLWIKFSILNREKHQLQSTYDFLLIERDQLQKSYKKLIFDIDQLQISYMKMTLERDLLQARNNNLTKEREEQWATIEILKNEIDQLQKTKDELQRKLNASAQEQGRWTSFKSSFYYIPAKNWNDSRQDCINRGADLVIINSKEEQDFITKQLGGSRAWIGLSDIATEGEWKWVDGTPLTTMYWRTGEPNNANEEDCAEIFEPHDTKCWNDQKCSDLAPWICEKKSGSG from the exons ATGTCTCAGACTGTTTCTGAACATGTGAGCTACGCtaaggagagaggagagtgcATCGAGAGGGTGATGGAACTCTACGAGAACACAGACGCTGTTAGACAGCACAACCCCAAAACAGAGACGGAGGACGCCAGCGCGAAGACTCAACACACAG GACTGACCACTGTAGGGGACCGATGTTACAGACTGGCTGTTGcgtgtgtgctgctgctgtgtgttctcctgtTGGTTGCTGCTACAGTGCTGTGGATCAAATTCAGCATCCTGAATAGAGAAAAACACCAGTTACAGTCCACATATGATTTTCTTCTAATAGAGAGAGATCAGTTGCAGAAAAGTTACAAAAAACTGATTTTTGACATTGATCAGTTACAGATAAGTTACATGAAAATGACTTTAGAGAGAGATCTGTTGCAGGCTAGAAACAACAACCTGacgaaagaaagagaggagcaATGGGCCACAATTGAGATCCTGAAGAATGAAATTGACCAGCTACAGAAGACGAAAGATGAACTTCAGAGAAAGCTGAATGCCTCAG CACAGGAACAGGGGAGATGGACAAGCTTCAAATCCAGTTTTTACTACATCCCTGCAAAGAACTGGAATGACAGCAGACAGGACTGCATAAACAGAGGAGCAGACCTTGTGATCATAAACAGCAAAGAAGAACAG GACTTCATCACTAAACAGCTGGGCGGTAGTCGGGCTTGGATTGGTCTGAGTGACATTGCCACAGAGGGAGAGTGGAAATGGGTGGACGGTACACCACTGACCACTat GTACTGGCGCACTGGGGAACCGAACAATGCTAATGAAGAGGATTGTGCTGAGATTTTTGAGCCTCATGATACAAAATGTTGGAATGACCAGAAGTGCTCTGATTTAGCACCGTGGATCTGTGAGAAAAAAAGTGGATCTGGTTAG